Proteins from a single region of Palaemon carinicauda isolate YSFRI2023 chromosome 1, ASM3689809v2, whole genome shotgun sequence:
- the LOC137641997 gene encoding uncharacterized protein yields the protein MPSFEAAINQLKSTLKSSQGHSAFQNIQSQDNFDIYSKPKLNNKSTVPITDFNNIPQFAEPDTAELITIDPSQSFVSFNIINPPSYYITTHSVTSASSKLTFSEPDYDKYYLNTDTLKKPTSGDPQGHSNVKVSNTGHSHNKHSSSSKSHSSSKHSSKEREGKSSSGHSHSNSKSHSSSHSHGESKSATIPRSDSNTKHSKSSNKEHTESSSKHSKSSSKEQTESGSKHSKSSSKEQNESGSKHSKSDSHSGHKSSTSHSHSSKSSKSKPGHHRSHSSGKSHSHSHSHSSSKHHHSKSDPSHSCSHESESNTHTLPNPKTNQSKTSPGSSKSLNIPVTTQSSTSPSNTLPKSISNSHHSSNTPKSVQPKTNPNASRSQSSLSTSQPEASTSTTPALPSPQPTDTRSVRALISFYESSLYSLASMNAPISLTARNAPTSQPPPSHEGEEDQDDLYARPHGTGSSRRRGNDAPNNHPRPIVPLNTHPHPLAALNTPTSHPRRAH from the coding sequence ATGCCTAGTTTTGAAGCTGCAATTAATCAGCTAAAATCTACCTTGAAAAGCAGCCAAGGACACTCAGCATTCCAAAATATTCAGTCACAAGATAATTTTGACATATATAGCAAGCCTAAACTAAACAATAAAAGTACGGTGCCAATTACAGATTTCAATAATATTCCTCAGTTTGCTGAACCTGATACAGCTGAGCTAATTACAATAGACCCTAGTCAGTCATTTGTAAGTTTCAATATTATAAATCCACCATCATACTACATCACAACTCATTCAGTTACAAGTGCTAGTAGCAAATTAACTTTTTCTGAACCTGATTATGAtaagtattatcttaatacagACACTTTAAAAAAGCCTACCTCTGGGGACCCTCAAGGTCACAGTAATGTCAAGGTCTCTAATACTGGTCATTCACATAATAAACATTCTAGTTCTTCAAAGTCTCATTCTAGTTCCAAACACTCTAGTAAGGAAAGAGAGGGTAAATCTTCATCAGGCCATTCTCACTCTAATTCTAAGTCACACTCTAGCAGTCACTCTCATGGAGAATCTAAATCTGCTACTATACCTCGATCTGATTCAAATACTAAACACTCGAAGTCCTCGAATAAAGAACACACTGAGTCTAGTTCTAAACATTCAAAGTCTTCAAGTAAGGAACAGACTGAGTCTGGCTCTAAACATTCAAAATCTTCAAGTAAGGAACAGAATGAGTCTGGCTCTAAACATTCAAAATCGGATAGTCATTCTGGTCACAAATCCTCAACTTCTCACTCCCACAGTTCTAAATCTTCTAAATCAAAGCCAGGTCATCACCGCTCACACAGTAGCGGTAAGAGTCACTCACATAGTCATTCTCATAGTAGCTCAAAACACCATCATTCAAAGTCAGATCCAAGTCACAGTTGCTCTCATGAGAGCGAAAGTAATACCCATACGCTGCCAAACCCTAAAACCAATCAGTCAAAAACCAGCCCAGGTTCTAGCAAATCTCTTAATATCCCAGTAACCACCCAATCATCAACTAGTCCAAGCAATACTTTGCCAAAATCTATTTCTAATTCACACCACTCCTCAAATACACCAAAATCTGTCCAGCCAAAAACTAATCCAAACGCAAGCAGGTCCCAATCTAGCTTAAGCACAAGTCAACCTGAGGCCAGTACTAGTACTACACCAGCACTGCCATCTCCTCAACCTACAGATACCAGGAGCGTTCGGGCCTTAATTAGCTTTTATGAAAGCAGTCTATATTCATTAGCTTCCATGAATGCGCCCATTTCCCTCACTGCTCGCAATGCTCCAACCTCTCAGCCTCCCCCATCTCATGAAGGGGAGGAAGACCAAGATGATCTCTATGCTCGTCCTCATGGAACAGGTAGCTCACGCAGGAGGGGGAATGATGCTCCAAACAATCACCCTCGGCCAATAGTTCCCTTAAACACCCATCCCCATCCACTGGCCGCCCTCAATACACCTACTAGTCATCCACGCCGGGCCCATTAG